In one window of Rickettsiales bacterium DNA:
- the eno gene encoding phosphopyruvate hydratase, whose translation MAEITAIYAREILDSRGNPTIEVDVELSDGAFGRAAVPSGASTGSLEALELRDGNKERYLGKGVQKACENVNGEIADALIGMDSNWQEAIDKTMINLDGTENKARLGANAILGVSLAVAKASAKSAGMMLCNYLGGLNANTLPVPMMNIINGGAHANNPIDIQEFMIMPVSASNIRDSIRMGAEIFHHLKKKLSDEGFSTAVGDEGGFAPNLKSSEEALSYIMKAIESAGYRPSEDVVIALDSASTEFYKDGKYHLEGEGKILSYEEFIKYYSALVSKFPIKSIEDAMAENDAIGWKAITDELGKKVQLVGDDLFVTNPKILKKGIEQGLANAILIKVNQIGTLTETLEAVRIAHKAGYNSILSHRSGETEDTTISHIAVATNCGQIKTGSLCRTDRTAKYNELIRIEEFLSSPIYAGKGIFKN comes from the coding sequence ATGGCAGAAATTACCGCAATTTACGCTCGTGAAATTTTAGATTCAAGGGGAAACCCAACTATAGAAGTTGATGTTGAACTTTCAGATGGTGCATTTGGCAGGGCTGCAGTTCCAAGTGGGGCTTCAACTGGAAGCTTAGAGGCTTTGGAATTAAGAGATGGCAATAAAGAGAGATATCTCGGCAAAGGTGTTCAAAAGGCTTGCGAAAATGTGAATGGTGAAATTGCAGACGCACTTATCGGAATGGATTCCAACTGGCAAGAAGCAATTGATAAAACTATGATAAATCTTGATGGCACGGAAAACAAAGCAAGGCTTGGTGCGAATGCAATTCTTGGCGTATCTTTGGCGGTTGCAAAGGCTTCTGCAAAATCAGCAGGAATGATGCTTTGTAATTATCTTGGTGGGCTTAATGCAAACACTTTGCCTGTGCCAATGATGAATATTATCAATGGCGGGGCGCACGCAAATAACCCGATTGACATTCAAGAATTTATGATAATGCCGGTTTCTGCCTCAAATATCAGAGATTCTATCAGAATGGGTGCGGAGATTTTTCATCACCTCAAAAAGAAATTATCTGATGAAGGTTTTTCAACCGCAGTTGGTGATGAAGGCGGTTTTGCACCAAACCTAAAAAGTTCTGAAGAAGCTTTATCTTACATTATGAAAGCGATAGAATCCGCTGGTTATAGGCCTTCTGAAGATGTTGTTATTGCTTTAGATTCCGCCTCCACTGAATTTTATAAAGATGGCAAATATCATTTAGAAGGCGAAGGCAAAATTCTTTCTTATGAAGAATTCATTAAATATTATTCTGCACTTGTAAGTAAATTTCCAATCAAATCTATTGAAGATGCAATGGCAGAAAATGATGCTATTGGTTGGAAGGCAATCACTGATGAGCTTGGCAAAAAAGTTCAATTAGTGGGTGATGATTTATTTGTTACCAATCCAAAAATTTTGAAGAAAGGAATTGAGCAAGGCTTAGCCAATGCAATTCTTATAAAAGTTAATCAAATCGGCACACTTACTGAAACTTTGGAAGCGGTTAGAATCGCCCATAAAGCAGGATATAACTCAATTCTCTCTCATAGATCAGGTGAAACTGAGGATACCACTATTTCTCATATTGCAGTTGCAACTAATTGTGGGCAGATTAAAACTGGCTCTCTCTGCCGAACTGATAGAACTGCAAAATATAATGAGCTTATTAGAATTGAAGAATTTTTAAGCTCCCCAATTTATGCAGGCAAAGGAATTTTCAAAAATTAA
- the murF gene encoding UDP-N-acetylmuramoyl-tripeptide--D-alanyl-D-alanine ligase, which translates to MWNEKNIAEYLGCEVKLKFNSDKISIDSRKIEKGDIYLGLKGEVHNGNKFAEDALKKGAVAVIIDDENYAHLEKTILVADSLKALQRLAYKKRRNSKAKFIGVTGSVGKTTAKELLAKILSSYYRVHWTQGNLNNHIGLPLTIVNMPENTQYAVLEMGMNHAGEISDLCRIAHPHIAGITWVSEAHIENFSDGLEGIARAKAEILEFLVPDGCGVIPADNQFYEMLTEIAEENGISDLLSFGKVACECSDEGDFITANIVDQIVNIPKNLCEYFVENNILFALTIAAYIGLDLEDAIEAIKELKPVKGRGAEIQLKNGAVVIDDSYNASPESMKKALANLSKKQGYTRKIAILGDMKELGKHSKEYHESLAEHLKNIDFLITCGADMKYLSTKAKGKIKEIKHFKDYQECLGEINNILKKGDIALIKGSHSSNMYKLVEALG; encoded by the coding sequence ATGTGGAATGAGAAAAACATAGCGGAATATTTAGGTTGTGAGGTTAAATTAAAATTTAACTCTGATAAAATTTCTATTGATTCTCGTAAAATAGAAAAAGGCGATATTTATCTCGGCTTAAAAGGTGAAGTTCATAACGGCAATAAATTTGCAGAAGATGCTCTCAAAAAAGGTGCGGTTGCCGTTATAATTGATGATGAAAATTATGCTCATCTTGAAAAAACAATTTTAGTTGCAGATAGCCTAAAAGCCTTGCAAAGGCTTGCTTACAAAAAGCGTCGAAATTCAAAAGCAAAATTTATCGGCGTTACTGGAAGCGTTGGGAAAACCACCGCAAAAGAGCTTCTCGCAAAAATTTTATCTAGCTATTACAGGGTGCATTGGACGCAAGGAAATCTAAATAATCACATCGGGCTTCCCCTCACAATCGTTAATATGCCTGAAAATACCCAATACGCAGTGCTTGAAATGGGTATGAATCACGCGGGTGAAATTTCCGATTTATGCAGAATAGCTCACCCTCATATTGCTGGTATTACTTGGGTTTCAGAAGCTCATATTGAAAATTTTTCTGATGGCTTGGAAGGTATCGCAAGGGCAAAGGCTGAAATATTAGAATTTCTAGTGCCTGATGGCTGTGGTGTAATTCCAGCAGATAATCAATTTTATGAAATGCTCACTGAAATTGCTGAGGAAAACGGCATTAGTGATTTGCTTTCCTTCGGTAAAGTCGCTTGTGAATGCAGTGATGAGGGGGATTTTATCACCGCAAATATTGTTGATCAAATTGTTAATATTCCAAAAAATTTATGCGAATATTTTGTTGAAAATAATATCTTATTTGCGCTCACAATCGCTGCCTATATTGGCTTGGATCTTGAAGATGCGATTGAAGCAATTAAAGAGTTAAAGCCAGTTAAGGGCAGGGGTGCTGAAATCCAGCTTAAAAATGGAGCTGTAGTAATTGATGACTCCTACAATGCCAGCCCTGAGAGTATGAAAAAAGCTCTTGCAAACCTCTCTAAAAAGCAGGGATATACAAGGAAAATCGCAATTCTTGGTGATATGAAGGAGCTCGGCAAGCATTCAAAAGAATATCACGAATCTCTAGCTGAGCATCTTAAAAACATTGATTTTCTTATCACTTGCGGTGCTGATATGAAATATCTTTCAACTAAAGCCAAAGGAAAAATCAAGGAAATCAAGCATTTCAAAGATTATCAAGAATGTTTAGGTGAAATTAATAATATCCTCAAAAAAGGTGATATCGCCCTAATTAAAGGATCTCACAGCTCTAATATGTATAAATTAGTTGAAGCATTGGGTTGA
- the glyS gene encoding glycine--tRNA ligase subunit beta — protein MAQLILEIFSEEIPARMQFQAADSLHKSFEEKLKSQNIYFQNCKSFVTPRRLILFAEGLSLTQEDSVSERKGPSINATPEALEGFIRSTGLSKDKLTIKSTPKGDFYFAIIRTKGKQTKEILREILEDILQNFHWQKSMRWGENKIRWVRPIRNIACVFGGDVLPIKFGHLESNNISFGHRFLAPEQFKIENFDQFISELEKRFVLADHQKRKKLIAETIQKIGVDNNLVLIQDEHLLNEVTGLVEWPVCLLGSIENKFMSLPPEVLVTTIKTNQKYFNFNDREGNLSPYFVVVSNNKTKDGGLKIIEGNEKVVRARLSDAEFFYRTDKEKGLANFISKLDGIIFHNKIGTMGEKVERISKLAHDFAKELAPDKKDLASQTAYLAKADLASGMVGEFPELQGLMGYYYAIANGEHKEIAEAIRDHYKPQGPNDYVPRNSLSAIIALGDKLETLVSLYVAGERATGSKDPFALRRLALGIIRIILENKLSFDLIPYIKKSLKLLPSQALREIDKDETINEITSFFIERIKFQLKNENFRAENISAIVENSEELNIFDIKQRIIIFSEFIETSDGSASVEAYKRAKNILSIEEKKDKISYPPKPSKSQLSEGSEKFLYEILEDISDKNQSLMKQNKFAESLKNLCDLSGYINNFYDNTQINSQDKKVRENRLKLSALITKTFEEICGFNKI, from the coding sequence ATGGCACAGTTAATTTTAGAAATATTTTCTGAAGAAATTCCAGCTAGAATGCAGTTTCAAGCCGCTGATAGTTTGCATAAATCATTTGAAGAAAAACTTAAAAGCCAAAATATTTATTTTCAAAATTGTAAATCTTTTGTAACGCCAAGAAGGCTGATTTTATTCGCTGAAGGGCTTTCACTTACGCAAGAAGATTCGGTTTCTGAAAGAAAAGGCCCTAGCATAAATGCAACTCCAGAAGCTTTAGAAGGCTTTATTCGATCAACTGGTTTAAGCAAAGATAAATTAACTATAAAATCAACACCAAAAGGTGATTTTTATTTCGCAATAATTCGCACTAAAGGCAAACAAACCAAAGAAATTTTGCGTGAAATCTTAGAAGATATTTTACAAAATTTTCACTGGCAAAAATCAATGCGATGGGGTGAGAATAAAATTCGCTGGGTGCGTCCAATCCGCAATATTGCTTGTGTTTTTGGTGGTGATGTTTTGCCAATAAAATTTGGTCACTTAGAATCTAATAATATAAGTTTTGGTCATAGATTTTTAGCTCCAGAACAATTCAAAATTGAAAATTTTGATCAATTTATTTCTGAATTAGAAAAAAGATTTGTCCTTGCTGATCACCAGAAAAGGAAGAAACTCATCGCTGAAACTATCCAAAAAATCGGTGTTGATAACAACCTTGTTTTAATTCAAGATGAGCATCTTTTGAATGAAGTTACCGGTCTTGTGGAGTGGCCTGTTTGCTTGCTTGGCTCTATTGAAAATAAATTTATGAGTCTTCCGCCGGAGGTGCTAGTTACCACAATTAAAACCAATCAAAAATATTTCAATTTTAATGATAGAGAGGGCAATTTATCCCCTTATTTTGTTGTGGTTTCAAACAATAAAACCAAAGATGGCGGGCTTAAAATTATTGAAGGCAATGAAAAAGTTGTGCGTGCAAGGCTTTCAGATGCTGAGTTTTTCTATCGCACTGATAAAGAGAAAGGCTTGGCGAATTTTATCTCAAAACTTGATGGAATAATCTTCCACAATAAAATCGGCACTATGGGCGAAAAAGTTGAGCGAATCTCTAAGCTTGCCCATGATTTTGCTAAAGAACTAGCACCAGATAAGAAAGATTTAGCAAGCCAAACTGCTTACCTTGCCAAGGCTGATTTAGCAAGTGGAATGGTTGGGGAATTCCCAGAATTACAGGGTTTGATGGGTTATTATTACGCAATCGCTAATGGTGAGCATAAGGAAATTGCTGAAGCAATTAGGGATCATTACAAGCCGCAAGGGCCAAATGATTATGTTCCAAGAAATTCTCTTTCTGCAATTATTGCACTTGGTGATAAGTTAGAAACATTGGTTTCCCTATATGTTGCAGGTGAAAGAGCGACAGGCTCAAAAGACCCTTTCGCACTAAGAAGGCTCGCACTGGGTATTATTAGAATAATCTTAGAAAATAAACTATCCTTTGATTTAATTCCTTATATCAAAAAATCGCTTAAACTATTGCCATCTCAGGCTTTAAGAGAAATTGATAAAGATGAAACTATCAATGAAATTACTTCGTTTTTTATTGAAAGAATAAAATTCCAGCTAAAAAATGAAAATTTTAGAGCAGAAAATATTTCAGCAATCGTTGAAAATTCTGAAGAATTAAACATTTTTGATATAAAACAAAGGATAATTATTTTTTCAGAATTTATTGAAACTTCTGATGGTTCAGCTTCGGTTGAAGCCTATAAAAGGGCAAAAAACATTTTAAGCATAGAGGAAAAGAAAGATAAGATTTCTTACCCTCCAAAACCTTCAAAATCTCAGCTAAGTGAAGGTTCAGAGAAATTTTTATATGAAATTTTGGAAGATATTTCTGATAAAAATCAATCTCTAATGAAGCAAAATAAATTTGCTGAAAGCCTTAAAAATCTGTGTGATTTAAGCGGATATATAAATAATTTTTACGATAACACACAAATTAACTCGCAAGATAAAAAAGTTAGAGAAAACCGCCTAAAACTCTCAGCGTTAATCACCAAAACTTTTGAAGAAATCTGTGGCTTTAATAAGATTTAA
- a CDS encoding UDP-N-acetylmuramoyl-L-alanyl-D-glutamate--2,6-diaminopimelate ligase, giving the protein MKFSQFTYQLDDVQILFKRDFDISSLISDSRKTTENSIFFALKGQNFNGEDFIHSAIEKGSKAIITYENFAIDPKYKDISFIKTKDVNELLNRAVQVFYRYKIPEKIYGVTGTNGKTSVANFTANILAKLGVKSASIGTLGTLIDGDFEKIFSDSGMTTPDILTLFENLKELKNQNINEIVMEASSHGLFLERLGFIKFLTAGFTNFSQDHLDFHKTMEEYFAAKMLIFTKHLSQNGVAIVNSDIEEFEKIKNICEKNNKKLFSFGKKSSDLKIKNIALNESGIELELQNKEISKTIKTNLIGRFQGYNLACTIAMLINNNYDFSEICEASQNIKSVKGRMELIPLLNGKAKAVIDYAHTPDALEKAIISCREQTSGKLITLFGCGGDRDKTKRPLMGEISSKLSDITIVTDDNPRTENASIIRKEIISTCPNAIEIENREIAIKKGLEMLKPSDCLLIAGKGHENYQIIGKEKFHFSDFEIVKKFLP; this is encoded by the coding sequence GTGAAATTTTCGCAATTTACATATCAGTTAGACGATGTTCAAATTCTTTTTAAGAGAGATTTTGATATTTCTTCGCTAATTTCTGATTCCAGAAAAACTACAGAAAACTCAATTTTTTTTGCCTTAAAAGGGCAGAATTTTAATGGTGAAGATTTTATCCATTCCGCCATAGAAAAAGGTTCGAAAGCAATTATTACTTATGAAAATTTTGCGATTGACCCAAAATATAAAGATATTTCTTTCATCAAAACTAAAGATGTAAATGAGTTGCTAAATCGTGCGGTTCAAGTTTTTTATAGATATAAAATTCCTGAAAAAATTTATGGTGTAACTGGCACAAATGGCAAAACTTCAGTTGCAAATTTTACAGCTAATATTCTTGCTAAACTTGGCGTAAAATCAGCTTCTATCGGAACTCTAGGAACACTAATTGATGGTGATTTTGAAAAAATATTTTCTGATAGTGGAATGACAACTCCGGATATTTTAACCTTATTTGAAAATCTCAAAGAATTAAAAAATCAAAATATAAATGAAATTGTTATGGAGGCCTCAAGCCATGGGCTTTTTTTGGAAAGGCTTGGCTTTATAAAATTTCTAACTGCAGGCTTTACAAATTTTTCGCAAGATCATTTGGATTTTCACAAAACAATGGAGGAATATTTTGCCGCAAAAATGCTGATTTTTACTAAGCATTTATCGCAAAATGGGGTTGCGATTGTGAATTCAGATATAGAAGAATTTGAAAAAATTAAAAATATTTGTGAAAAAAATAATAAAAAACTTTTTTCTTTTGGCAAAAAATCAAGCGATTTGAAGATAAAAAACATCGCACTTAATGAAAGCGGAATTGAACTAGAATTACAAAATAAAGAAATTTCTAAAACCATTAAAACCAATCTAATTGGGCGGTTTCAAGGTTATAATTTGGCTTGCACTATTGCTATGCTAATAAATAATAATTATGATTTTTCTGAAATTTGTGAGGCCTCGCAAAATATAAAATCGGTTAAGGGGAGAATGGAATTAATCCCACTCTTAAATGGCAAGGCGAAGGCGGTGATTGATTATGCTCATACCCCTGATGCGCTTGAAAAAGCTATAATTTCCTGCCGTGAACAAACTTCTGGAAAACTAATCACGCTCTTTGGTTGTGGGGGTGATAGAGATAAAACTAAAAGGCCTTTGATGGGTGAAATCTCAAGCAAATTATCTGATATTACCATTGTTACAGATGACAACCCAAGAACAGAAAATGCAAGTATTATCCGCAAAGAAATAATTTCTACTTGCCCAAATGCGATTGAAATTGAGAATAGAGAAATTGCTATCAAAAAAGGTTTGGAGATGCTAAAACCTTCAGATTGCTTGCTTATCGCAGGTAAAGGCCACGAAAATTATCAGATAATCGGTAAGGAAAAATTTCACTTTAGTGATTTTGAAATAGTAAAAAAATTTTTACCATAA
- the pth gene encoding aminoacyl-tRNA hydrolase, with amino-acid sequence MIIVGLGNFGEKYNKTRHNIGFEICHQLASDYNLPSFTKKFHSLFTQGKIAEKNIKMILPQTYMNNSGLAVQEICHFYKEHISNVIVIHDDLDLEFAKIKIKIAGGSGGHNGLKSIDNLAGIDYKRIRIGIGKPLLKAQVHDYVLSKFTDDEQKIIDNKIKLVSDLFPLILQNKDGLFLTKYSEKI; translated from the coding sequence ATGATAATTGTTGGGCTTGGAAATTTCGGTGAAAAATATAATAAAACCAGACATAATATTGGTTTTGAAATCTGCCATCAACTAGCTTCTGATTATAATCTTCCGAGTTTTACTAAAAAATTTCATAGTTTATTTACGCAAGGAAAAATTGCGGAGAAAAATATCAAAATGATTTTACCGCAAACTTATATGAATAATAGTGGGCTTGCGGTGCAGGAAATCTGCCATTTTTACAAAGAGCATATTTCAAATGTGATTGTTATTCACGATGATTTAGATTTGGAATTCGCCAAAATAAAAATAAAAATCGCTGGTGGAAGTGGCGGGCATAATGGCTTGAAATCTATAGATAATCTAGCCGGCATTGATTATAAAAGAATCCGTATTGGCATAGGCAAACCACTCCTTAAAGCTCAAGTCCATGATTATGTTCTGAGTAAATTTACTGATGATGAGCAGAAAATTATTGATAATAAAATAAAATTAGTCTCTGATTTATTTCCGTTGATTTTACAAAATAAAGATGGTTTGTTTCTCACTAAATATTCGGAAAAAATTTAA